One genomic window of Campylobacter fetus subsp. fetus includes the following:
- the rpmJ gene encoding 50S ribosomal protein L36, giving the protein MKVRPSVKKMCDKCKIVKRKGIVHVICENPKHKQRQG; this is encoded by the coding sequence ATGAAAGTTCGTCCTTCTGTTAAGAAGATGTGTGACAAATGTAAAATTGTCAAACGCAAAGGCATAGTTCATGTTATTTGCGAGAATCCAAAACATAAACAAAGACAAGGATAA
- the infA gene encoding translation initiation factor IF-1, whose amino-acid sequence MAKDDVIEIDGNVVEALPNATFKVELDNKHIILCHIAGKMRMHYIKIMPGDRVKVELTPYSLDKGRITYRYK is encoded by the coding sequence TTGGCAAAAGATGATGTCATAGAGATCGATGGCAATGTAGTTGAAGCTCTACCAAATGCGACTTTTAAAGTCGAACTTGACAACAAGCATATAATACTTTGTCACATAGCCGGTAAGATGCGTATGCATTATATTAAGATTATGCCGGGGGATCGCGTTAAAGTTGAACTTACGCCTTATAGCCTTGATAAGGGCAGGATAACATATAGGTATAAGTAA
- the map gene encoding type I methionyl aminopeptidase — protein sequence MGISIKNAKDLEQLRAANKIVANTLDYLHNYIKPGISLLEIDKICEDMIRSAGAKPAFKGLYGFPNAACISVNEVVIHGIPNEYKLKEGDIVSVDIGSNLKGYFGDSARTYPVGKISVTDEALIACSKDALYFAIEYIKSGMHFKEICYELENFILNRGFVPLKGFCGHGIGKRPHEEPEIPNYLEGNNPKSGPKIRNGMVFCIEPMICQKDGTPVIADDKWTVTSKDGLRTSHYEHCLAIIDGKAEILSQI from the coding sequence ATGGGGATATCTATTAAAAATGCAAAGGATCTAGAACAACTAAGAGCGGCAAATAAAATTGTCGCTAATACTCTTGATTATCTGCATAACTATATAAAGCCTGGAATTTCTTTGTTGGAAATTGATAAAATTTGCGAAGATATGATAAGAAGTGCCGGTGCAAAACCGGCTTTCAAAGGGCTTTACGGTTTTCCAAATGCAGCTTGCATAAGCGTAAATGAAGTGGTTATCCATGGTATTCCAAATGAATATAAACTAAAAGAGGGCGACATAGTAAGTGTGGATATCGGCTCAAATTTAAAAGGATATTTCGGCGATAGTGCTAGAACATATCCAGTCGGTAAAATCTCAGTTACTGATGAAGCTTTGATAGCTTGCAGTAAAGATGCTCTTTATTTTGCGATTGAGTATATAAAATCCGGAATGCATTTTAAAGAGATTTGCTATGAGCTTGAAAATTTTATATTAAATCGAGGATTTGTTCCATTAAAGGGTTTTTGCGGTCATGGTATAGGAAAACGCCCTCACGAAGAGCCAGAAATTCCAAATTATCTTGAGGGAAATAATCCAAAAAGCGGACCAAAGATCAGAAATGGAATGGTTTTTTGCATAGAGCCTATGATATGTCAAAAAGACGGTACACCAGTTATCGCAGATGATAAATGGACTGTGACGAGCAAAGATGGTCTTAGAACTAGCCATTATGAGCATTGTTTAGCGATAATAGACGGTAAAGCAGAGATTTTAAGTCAAATTTAA